One window of the Archangium primigenium genome contains the following:
- a CDS encoding PH domain-containing protein, with translation MTPPRTRQASAWIYQGLWAVLTDLFHVPDQPPVLPTASGTQVVSLRPCTGWLRYRKVSFWLGMLSTLLTIGVVGAPLLLTSSIRPWMLVPVLGLVVLFGLVGYVSIHLGFDTTWYVLSDRALRIRRGVWTLHETTITFDNVQNVKISQGPLQRVFDFSDLVIETAGGGGGGPQQNLEQASHVGLLAGIENPAALREQIMNRVRASRSAGLGDDHDVPTPPSGASPTWSPAHLDALRQIASHVARLRARSD, from the coding sequence ATGACCCCGCCCCGCACGAGGCAGGCCTCCGCCTGGATCTACCAGGGCCTCTGGGCCGTGTTGACGGACCTCTTCCACGTGCCCGACCAGCCCCCGGTGCTGCCCACCGCCTCCGGTACCCAGGTCGTCTCCCTGCGGCCGTGCACGGGCTGGCTGCGCTACCGCAAGGTGTCCTTCTGGCTCGGCATGCTCAGCACGCTGCTCACGATCGGCGTCGTGGGCGCGCCGCTCCTGCTGACCTCGTCCATCCGGCCCTGGATGCTCGTTCCCGTGCTCGGCCTCGTCGTCCTGTTCGGGCTCGTCGGGTACGTGTCCATCCACCTGGGCTTCGACACCACCTGGTACGTGCTCTCCGACCGCGCCCTGCGCATCCGGCGGGGCGTGTGGACGCTGCACGAGACCACCATCACCTTCGACAACGTGCAGAACGTGAAGATTTCCCAGGGACCCCTCCAGCGGGTCTTCGACTTCTCGGACCTGGTGATCGAAACAGCGGGCGGCGGCGGCGGCGGGCCCCAGCAGAACCTGGAGCAGGCCAGCCACGTCGGTCTGCTCGCGGGCATCGAGAACCCGGCGGCCCTGCGCGAGCAGATCATGAACCGGGTGCGCGCCTCGCGCTCGGCCGGGCTCGGAGACGATCACGACGTGCCGACCCCGCCCTCGGGGGCCTCGCCCACCTGGTCTCCCGCCCACCTGGATGCGCTCCGGCAGATCGCCTCTCACGTGGCGCGGCTGCGCGCCCGCTCGGACTGA
- a CDS encoding PH domain-containing protein: MAPPPAFDPRGLTRPAPVLLGYYTLVSLATLAAFPVVWLVSFFRYQTLQYAFTDDGFSMSWGILFRREVHLTYRRIQDIHVTRNLLQRWMGLATISIQTASGSATPEMQIEGLLEFEPLRDFLYMKMRGAKGLDKPEAPALPESAPSADEALALLRRIASDLEVVVSSLPARKDSTP, encoded by the coding sequence ATGGCGCCTCCTCCCGCGTTCGATCCGCGCGGCCTCACCCGGCCTGCGCCCGTGCTGCTCGGTTATTACACCCTCGTGTCCCTGGCCACGTTGGCCGCCTTCCCCGTCGTCTGGTTGGTGAGCTTCTTTCGCTACCAGACGCTCCAGTACGCCTTCACCGACGACGGGTTCTCGATGAGCTGGGGCATCCTGTTCCGGCGCGAGGTGCACCTCACCTACCGGCGCATCCAGGACATCCACGTCACCCGCAACCTGCTCCAGCGCTGGATGGGCCTGGCCACCATCAGCATCCAGACCGCCAGCGGCAGCGCCACCCCGGAGATGCAGATCGAGGGACTGCTCGAGTTCGAGCCGCTGCGCGATTTCCTCTACATGAAGATGCGCGGCGCCAAGGGGCTCGACAAGCCCGAGGCTCCCGCGCTCCCGGAGTCCGCGCCCTCCGCGGACGAGGCCCTGGCGCTGCTGCGGCGCATCGCCTCGGACCTGGAGGTCGTCGTCTCGTCACTGCCCGCCCGGAAGGACTCCACGCCATGA